The sequence CTACCCCAATTCCCATATCTACAAAAAGATGCTGTCCCATATATCTGGCTTTAATCCATGAAATAGAGATTACTCCATCTATACCCATTACTGATTCCTTTATACTGTTAATCTTTTCGCTACTTGGAGAAGAATCCATAAGACCTTTAATAGAATGCTTCAAAATATCAAATGCTACCTTAAAGATCAAGCAAGCAACAATGGCTCCGGCTAACGGGTCCAGGTATTCAAGAAAGTAAATATTAAAATAATTTCCAATAATACTTCCCAAAATACCAAAAAATGTACCTATGGAAGAATATGCATCTGAACGGTGGTCCCAGGCATTCGCCATAATTGATACACTGTTGATTTTTTTACCTTCACTATAAGTAATTCTGAACATTGCTTCCTTAACAACAATTGATATAACAGCAGCTACAATAGTAATGAAAGATGGAGTTGCAAAAGAATGATTAATTATTGATTCTATAATTCCCTTTACAATGGCAAAAGCAGCAAATATCAATGTAACACCCACAAACGCTGCGGCAATAGGCTCAATTTTACCGTGGCCGTAGGGATGCTCTTTGTCGACAGGTTTTTTAGCAATTTTAATGCCTATAAGCACCACAAGAGTTGCAACTACATCTGAACCGGAATGAAGGGCATCTGATACCATTGCTTTACTACCGCCGGTTAATCCTGCAAACAGTTTAAATAAGCTAAGGATTACATTACCGACAACACATGCGGTTGTTATTCTTTCTCCTTTTTTGTAATTTGTTTCCTGCATATAACCCATATGATTTACCTCCATTTTCTGTGCCATAGAGAAAAAAATACCTGTGGCACCGTAATTTACTTAAACTACAGTCCCACAGGTATTTTTACCTGCTGCCGGAAATACCAGCCCAGCCCCACGCATCGCTGATGCATCGCCTGCTCCGTATGATATTATAATTGTTTAAATTTAATATACTATAATTAATATACTATAATATATGCATAATTGTCAAGAAAATTCCCTTTTTTACAGAGCTGAAGCATGAAAATTTTATTCTTATCCATTAATAGTGGCTGCGTTAGTAATTTTATCCAATTATATAATAATATTACATAAATTTAACCATACGTTTAAGTCATCGGATAACACTATAACC comes from Bacillota bacterium and encodes:
- a CDS encoding cation transporter, with protein sequence MGYMQETNYKKGERITTACVVGNVILSLFKLFAGLTGGSKAMVSDALHSGSDVVATLVVLIGIKIAKKPVDKEHPYGHGKIEPIAAAFVGVTLIFAAFAIVKGIIESIINHSFATPSFITIVAAVISIVVKEAMFRITYSEGKKINSVSIMANAWDHRSDAYSSIGTFFGILGSIIGNYFNIYFLEYLDPLAGAIVACLIFKVAFDILKHSIKGLMDSSPSSEKINSIKESVMGIDGVISISWIKARYMGQHLFVDMGIGVDPGITVEEGHNIAMLTKEKLLEDIKDVFEVLVHIDPVVNIQKNPVFNSYELENPTESE